DNA from Drosophila busckii strain San Diego stock center, stock number 13000-0081.31 chromosome 2R, ASM1175060v1, whole genome shotgun sequence:
acacacacacaaacacccacacattaacacacacacatatatacacacttaACATTGGTTCGTGGATGTTGTggaaacaacagcaaagcatcGCCATTATGAACATGAATCTGCAGGATATCCAACAGGATATCCATAGATTAGCCACGCAGCAGAGCCAAATGCAGGCTCAGCATctgcaagcgcagcagctgatgcAGGCCCAGCAAATAGCCAACATGCTCAACCAGGTAAGCGATACATAACCCACGCTTTACTCCTCCTGCCCACCATCTActcaccaacagcaacaaatttacaacacgcaacaaatatatttgctatacactttgattcACAATTAAAACTTGTGCGGAAGTCTTTAATAGATAGAACAGCTATGAATTGATTAATTGTCAATAAGTCTAGAAGTTCAATTTTGATATAGAACAAtatgtttatttctttattcACAATTGCTCGTATGACTTCTGATGTGCCAAAgaaactattaaattaaaattcacaaataattacttaacatttatttgcctAGTATTATAATAATACTGGTCCTATTGTAATACGAAAAACAAGCCAcagataaatttaaattcaagcttAAAGTTAAGACAAAAACACGTCAATAAAAAGACTTGTAAACCTGTTATCAAACAAAAAGATCAAAACTAACGATCGATTTATATGAATATAGAGTATAGAATATATAACTGATACACTTAAATATCATATTATGATATATTTCGTAAATATTCCGAGCTTTCCGACTGTTAATTAAGACCAAATTGctactatttttaattgtttattcaacttgctatgcatatttctatcaaagtgtatatgaaAGTCGTTCATGTGCGACTTTAGCCACACGCTTTtttgattgttattgtttattgttttatgtgacattttttgttttgtatgcctttggctttgcctttgcctttaacttttgttgtgtCTTGCACTAACCGCATTTGCCTCGTTTTTGTGCCTGCTTCCcaacattggcagcagcagactTATGGCTCGCAGCAACATTTGGCCGACCATCATTATCAGCAGCGACCCATGCAGCAAAGCTTTGGCTCATCACCGCATCTTCCGCAGGCCTTCAATGCACCCGTCAGCGCCTACAGCTCACGCCCGCCCAGTCGCGATCcctaccagcagcagcagcagcagcaacaacagcagacgCCCATGCAGCTGCCGCCCATGCAATATGTGAACGAGCATGGCCAGTACATGTCGCCGCCCCAGCACTACATGCAACCCCAAAGCCTCTACAGCGACAACGGCACGCCCTACAACAACCACTCGCCCTACggagcgccgccgccgccgcagtaTGCGCAACGCTCCAGCGTCATCTACGACGACTACGGCCAGCCAGCGAACCACTTCTATCTGCACGAGACCTCACCCCAGCCGGCGCATCCGCAGCGACGCACCTGGGCGCACTCCGCTGCCGCCGCGGCCtacgagcaacagcagcagcagccgccgctgctcGATGTAAATGCTTGGCAAACACAGaagaaaatgcagcagcaacatcagcagcagcagccttggCAGCCTAATCGACCGCCTTCCAGTGTGGGCGCGCCGCAGGGATTTGTGCTGCATCAgaatggcggcggcgctggtggtggtggcggcggcggcggcggcgagcTGCAGCATCTGTTCCAGGTGCAGGCATCGCCGCAGCATAGTCAGCGCCTGCATGGCGGCGCCAATGGTGTTCAACGCCAGCAATCGCTCACGAATCTGCGCGACAATCGCTCGCCCAAGGGCAACATGGTGGGGGGTCCGCAGCATATGGCAATGGGTCAGCACGAGGACATGATGGCGCCACAGAGTATTTGCTTCATCGGCGATGAGGAGGATGTGGAGGAGCTGGAACGCAACATCATCGAGTCTATGCAGTCCACGCGCATCTCGGATTTTGtagtgcagcaacagcagcgactgcagcagcagcagcaacaacaacagcaccagcagcagcagcaacagcaccatagtgggcgtggcagcagctcgGAGGATTACGACAGTGGCGAGCTCATTTCCAACAAGCTAAACATCACCAGCGGCAACCTAACCTATCGCATACCCTCACCCTCGCGACCGGCCATACAGGCCAACAGTTTTCAGGATCcacgcggcggcggcagcgaggAGCCAGCCGAGAAGGGCTTCTACATATCGTTTGACAATGAGCAGCCCAAGCGACCGAAGCCGCCGCTGCGCGCCAAGCGCTCGCCCAAAAAGGAATCCAGCCGCGACAGTGTGGACAACCAAGTTGTCCTTAAACGTGAATCACTAAGTCAACTGCACAACAATTCTTTCTCAGCCAGCGAGGAGCCCAAACATGTTGCCAGCCGCGCCAGCATGAGCATGAACATGAATGCCAGCGCCACCTACAACAAGTACACGGATGAGCCGCCGGTACAGCTGCGCCAGCTGTCCCACACGAGCGCCGAGCCAGCATCCAATGGCCAGGAGCGGCGACACCTGGAGGACCTCACCAAccagcccaagcagcagccgctgtcGCCCACACGCCTCAGCCGCACCGAGCAGAGCAATCTCAGTGCAGCGGAGGCCAAGAACAAGGCGCTAGTCATTGGCGTGGATGCCACCAACCTGGATCCGGTGAGCAGCATGCAACCCTATATAGTTTGAAATATAGATTTATAACGGGAGTCCACTTTTCAAATCATATAAACACATCAAGTGCtgtcaacattttattgctctTTTTGAAaaccttaaaaaaaaatgcaattttatagtACAAACTTCTGAgctttacatttaatatttttataaacattttgcacTCAATATGcataatgcaaattatgcaataatttatggcaataattttgttttgagaCGCGTAAGTTTGGTTTGAAAttggcttaatttatatttatgcttgtgCTTTGCAGGAGAGTGTGGACGAAATGGAGCGGCGCAAGGAGAAGATTATGCTGCTATCGctgcagcgacgccagcagcaggaGGAGGCCAAGGTGCGAAAGGAGATTGAGGCAGCGCAAAAACGTGAAAAGGAGCGTGAGAAGGAGGAGGAGCGTGCACGCAAAAAGGAGGAACAGATGGCGCGACGTGCGGCCATACTGGAGCAGCATAAGCTCAAGAAAGCCATCGAAGAGGCTGAGCGAGAGGTGCGCactcaatatttatatttatatgtatttatatttaaatatttttgttatttgtttgtagGGCAAGACGCTGGATCGCAGCGAGCTGCATGGCAAACTGACGCCACAGTCATCATCGGCGTCCGTGTCGCGACGACCAACGCGTGTGATGCGTCCGCGTCCCAAAACGATTCACGTGGATGATGCCAGCGTGGACATCAGTGAGGCCTCAAGCCTCTCCAGCCGTGGCAAGAAGGGCTCGAATTCAAACCTAACCGGTGAGCCAAGGATCTAAACCAaacaacagcacacacacgcagcttaGTTAGAAAGTTGAAGCTATAATTGCAATAGATATTAGATTAGCAGAGCTGTCTGTCCGACTGTATAGTCAATATAACTACGCTTCATGCATTGTAAATTAGACCTGAGAACTCGATTCACaaactatatacaaaattagttttatataattgtaaGCACATGTTCATTATTCTATACTTGACAGAATTATCTGTGGCAACTTCATCTAAACAGATTTGTATGTGCTGTAAATAGTTTCGGCTTGTCGAAAGCACAATAGCTCTATTAGCTGCCTAAGAACCTACGCGATTTCGTTaacgtttgtttttgtgtttaatttgatttttgttaattttaatttcttattgcTTTGGTTGCCCGCCCcctaccaacaacaacaacaacaacgtgtACACAGGCTACGGTCAACTAAGCTCAAACACAATGAAAAGAGATTATTATAGGGGCTCGCAAGACTCCCTGACTGTGAAAggtaaatgtttgttttttatgtgtttacCCGCCCCcgtgttttatattttatttttattatttattaacacacAACGTTAGTTTTAAGCTAAAGCATGCAAGATATATTAGTTTGGTTTATGGGGggcattttgattttgtgatctggtttggtttggtttgcatttgcagctaacGTAACATAGTTTAAAACTCATACTTAAATGCTAAGTCGTAACCACTAATCTTGTTCAACAGAGTCCCCCGATGATTATCCAAGCACTAGTTCAACTCCGATTGGACGGCGCGGATCCTACAAAACATCCAGAGGTTGGTGCTGGGTAACAGCTTAACAGCATTTcactagctctagctctagctctctACCTTCTACTTAACTATGTATTTATTGGTTTTTCTACTCTTGCTTTGGTTTGAATAGTGGCAGCTTTCAAACCCCTCAacaacactaaaaaaaaaaggttattTTTGAgttcaagtttttatttatggttGAAGGCGTGTTTTATGCTAGATCACACTCACTCTATGTACGCTCAACATATCCTAAACcataacaaagcaaaaaatataaaaaagaataatagTTATAAGAAAACTAACTGCTAGCGCACATAAGAACACGCACCAGGGCAATTCAACAACagttacaaaaacaaaaggaattggcaattataaatatgcgaTTGGGTTTAACATTTTGTGATGGGCTTAGActagtttatataatttctttaaatcATAAAACTGCTCAATTTGATCCTTATACGTATTTGTGTGCACTCGACTCTTGCGTCACTCCGTGTTGCCAATTTTTACAGAGCCAGCCGTTGAAAGGGGCCGCACCCTGTCGCGTATATCGGTTGCTAAGGGGAGCACGCTTAATTTCCGTGGCCGAAAGTCTAATTCGCTAATGAATTTGTGCGGTAAGAAGCGTTCCACagctatacaaaaaaatatttaaaaaatccattattatattaaagctGCTTGCCTTTAAGTTTCTTTCAATCTCCAAACTGTTTAACTATGTAAATTTCCTACTgctatttaatgtttattttactttcattGTCGCTCTTTATTGGTTATGGGTTGTAACGCTCAGTTTACtttctatattattattattggtgACAATCAGATTCAATACTTTTTATTagtttgtaatattttgtaCCTTTATGTCTCATTTGTTTTCATCTTTGATTAATCTATGATCATATttctgctttaaataaataagcttgcaatttataattaatttcaatttttttgaattatgtATAATGTAATGTTGAATTATagcttgcagtttattttaatttgataaaattatagttttatattatagCGTAAAGTCTCCTCTTCTCAATTCTTTGTACTTTATTTTGTTACTCCTTTGCTATGTTCATAAGAAAGCGGTGTTGGTTCTTAAATTTTCTTTGGAACAGCttgtaaaatacaaaagaattTTTCAACTGTCGCAACTGGTTCTGGTTTGACTTGTACTGTCCGCTTATTGGGGGAACGGAATTGCcctttgatttataaaaaaaaaacaatgacaCAATTACACGCACACCACTACgccttcacacacacacacgcactcacacattCGCACTACCACTCTCATATGTATTTAGCTTTTAAGTATGTTACTGTCAACAACGAAATTTGCTAAATTCTGTGCACACATTCTCttcttttatttctatttctttcaaattcaaaactgTGTACAAAACCCTCTCAAAAATAATGTGATATGCAAAtaaccaaacaaacaaatgtgataactaaaaatctattaacaaacaaatacgcGCAATGATTTAACATTTATCGCTTTCATCGCTCGATATCTCATCAAACTGTGGCAACGAACTAACAAACATCAACCGAATCAACTTACTCTGCATGGAATATGGCCACATGTCAACTGCCTGCTCCTCCTCTCTATCTTTatgtggctttggctgtggctgtggctctggctctggctgtggtTTGTGGCAATGCGCGCTGATTGATATGATTGCATGTTTGACTGATGAATTGATGAACGTTCGATTTCGCTTGATGGTTAGACACAGATTCGGGACTGGGAAGGGCCACTCCGCCGCGTCGGGCGCCGTCACCAGGAATGGGTGCATCAGGTAGGCATATGCCATCCCCCTCTGGACCAGGCTCTTTGCCGCCAGGTTTGATATCGAAGCGTCGCGGATTTGATGATGGATCAAGCCTTAACTCATTAACTGCAAACGCATTTAACATGGACTATTCGGGTTTGTACTTAGTCTCAAAGAATTCTCCTCAGTTAatctcacacacagacacacacacaaacacaccatacccacatatatatatatatctcacATATCGTacatatagatacatatattgGTTTCTTCATGCATCATTTGGAACGTTTTATCCACTTTCAGTTCATTGCTCACTTCAGTTCGACTTCAGTTTAATTTCAATCATTTAACGATTGTCAAACAAATATTCCACATTTTTACTCTGTTCGTTTATTCGAtttatactacatatatatataatttgtacatCAAAGAACTATGTAATCAACATAGGGGCCTGCGTCAATTTTGTGTGTGAAATTGCAATCCGTTCGTTATTCCGTTGCGTCGTCAAATCCTCGACTTCGATAGTCAAACCGAGAGTTGTgtcaaatagttttttataatgccaaattataaacacaataaaaagCTTTCTAACAATTACCAATTGGCTCGATTAACCGCTTCTcacaaaatgcaataagcaacaacaaaacttttacaaaattgcaagcaatactcaatttattttaaatatgttcgttaaaatgttttgtgttatttttttgtttgctttgtttaacaGTAATTGTAATTTGATTGTCTTAgcagtaaatttatatttaatttatgattgaTTGCAGAATGATTTATCTATTATtgagtaaattattaaacattgcATCAAGCTGCAGTCTGCGcttgatttataatttgtaactTAATCGTAGTCACTTGCCTTGCAGTTGCACGTAGTCTGAGTTTTGCGTATAGACGACAAAATACAAACCTAATTTAAGATGTTTGCCATTAACACTGAGTAGAAATCCATGATAAATCCATGAGCGCATTGCTGGAGCATGACTAATGTGACTGCTGTGTTGATTGACAGGTCCGAAGCTGTATAAGCAGCCGGCGGCGAAATCTAATCGCGGCATTATATTGAACGCCGTGGAGTATTGCGTCTTTCCGGGCGCGGTCAACCGtgaagccaaacaaaaagtgCTCGAGAAGATTGCGCGCTCAGAGGCGAAGCACTTTCTTGTGCTCTTCCGTGATGCGGGCTGCCAATTCCGTGCCCTCTATAGCTACGTGCCGGAGACGAATCTGGTGACCAAGCTGTATGGCACAGGGCCAGCGCAAGTCGATGATGTTATGTTCGATAAGTTCTTCAAGTAAGTGTCACATggtttttttattgattgccTATTAATGCTTTCGCTTTTGCATCTTGCAGATACAACTCAGGTGGCAAATGCTTCTCGCAGATACACACAAAGCATCTGACCGTCACAATTGACGCCTTCACCATACACAACTCGCTCTGGCAAGGCAAACGAACACAGCTGCCCAGCAAAAAGGATATGGCGCTTGTGATCTAAAAGATCAAGTAGTTCAAGGATATAGcgagagcgggagagcgagGCGGGGCAAACGAAGCGCTTGGCGCTGGCGTGCATTTGCGCtcataaactaaactaacttCAACTGCAGCATTGAGACACTTTcgataacaattaaattcatttgtttcAATGTCACTCGAGTGATTGCAGTATGTGAATGCTGAAATTCTGGGTGGGCGGGCAAGCTCTGGTACAGGGTACAGGGTATGGCAAATATGGCATATTATggcttaattatataataactaattgcacagcagcagcagcagcagattgatAAACATTGTTGTAAATGCtagtgaaatatttattttgaatatttagcaTACATACGAACATAAGCATATAAACAGAATAATCAACTTTTATTCTTTATGTGAAAAGTAAAtgtaacaaaatcaaaa
Protein-coding regions in this window:
- the LOC108596518 gene encoding patronin isoform X11, which produces MDAETQEIRQARQRASVKWLLSKAFNNRVPDNLKEPFYRDHENQERLKPQIVVELGNATLYCQTLTNLYSDPNYQSLNHWSILQTLARKGTPVAEPSDMPITETVLIQTNPLRINAHMSVIESLMVLYAKEISSGDRVMAAIRRISGSNYQLAQAQSYEQGLLAWISHACAALKKRIVKELESTVPDEIGTRLQTPDIPPVRDFQDLCDGICLALLISYYCPKVLPWTSVRINYLPAVEDSIHNILLVSSFSQKHLPYGVFHMTPEDVTYMRGSMKLNLVLLLTDLFNLFEIHPAKCVCYPGMDGQDVIARRSLGANEHGICHRRGLTTQPVTPIPDLRSDLDQPPVGSPSNRPPFQVPHTVALSGGGFNRRSTPPNDYQAMQSNNFDGNQAEAFVVHKSRGITTLSSMHSQQQQQQQHYSQHQQQQQQQQQQSQQEPLVPARLRQAKEKNNVESKADERGDYIAAGRPSNWEQSRRPSFAGRRSRRNSSSEDSQLTIENFGGSQDQLNTLGRFERERDRERERKLSNTSVVEPAVAIRSSIADARGTLQLGYDTDSGSEKQDRETEKYLMRRQASVDNVPSVSGHNLSNAGSPLPMARNKQHSNDKDYSAEHYNDARSSVYDVETTPVRKSSTSSMPASPAAWQLEVCDDDMRSLENASKLSTIRMKLEEKRRRIEQDKRKIEMALMRHQEKEDLESCPDVMKWETMSNESKRTPEMDAVDLDKYQQSIAIMNMNLQDIQQDIHRLATQQSQMQAQHLQAQQLMQAQQIANMLNQQQTYGSQQHLADHHYQQRPMQQSFGSSPHLPQAFNAPVSAYSSRPPSRDPYQQQQQQQQQQTPMQLPPMQYVNEHGQYMSPPQHYMQPQSLYSDNGTPYNNHSPYGAPPPPQYAQRSSVIYDDYGQPANHFYLHETSPQPAHPQRRTWAHSAAAAAYEQQQQQPPLLDVNAWQTQKKMQQQHQQQQPWQPNRPPSSVGAPQGFVLHQNGGGAGGGGGGGGGELQHLFQVQASPQHSQRLHGGANGVQRQQSLTNLRDNRSPKGNMVGGPQHMAMGQHEDMMAPQSICFIGDEEDVEELERNIIESMQSTRISDFVVQQQQRLQQQQQQQQHQQQQQQHHSGRGSSSEDYDSGELISNKLNITSGNLTYRIPSPSRPAIQANSFQDPRGGGSEEPAEKGFYISFDNEQPKRPKPPLRAKRSPKKESSRDSVDNQVVLKRESLSQLHNNSFSASEEPKHVASRASMSMNMNASATYNKYTDEPPVQLRQLSHTSAEPASNGQERRHLEDLTNQPKQQPLSPTRLSRTEQSNLSAAEAKNKALVIGVDATNLDPESVDEMERRKEKIMLLSLQRRQQQEEAKVRKEIEAAQKREKEREKEEERARKKEEQMARRAAILEQHKLKKAIEEAEREGKTLDRSELHGKLTPQSSSASVSRRPTRVMRPRPKTIHVDDASVDISEASSLSSRGKKGSNSNLTGYGQLSSNTMKRDYYRGSQDSLTVKESPDDYPSTSSTPIGRRGSYKTSREPAVERGRTLSRISVAKGSTLNFRGRKSNSLMNLCDSGLGRATPPRRAPSPGMGASGPKLYKQPAAKSNRGIILNAVEYCVFPGAVNREAKQKVLEKIARSEAKHFLVLFRDAGCQFRALYSYVPETNLVTKLYGTGPAQVDDVMFDKFFKYNSGGKCFSQIHTKHLTVTIDAFTIHNSLWQGKRTQLPSKKDMALVI
- the LOC108596518 gene encoding patronin isoform X20: MDAETQEIRQARQRASVKWLLSKAFNNRVPDNLKEPFYRDHENQERLKPQIVVELGNATLYCQTLTNLYSDPNYQSLNHWSILQTLARKGTPVAEPSDMPITETVLIQTNPLRINAHMSVIESLMVLYAKEISSGDRVMAAIRRISGSNYQLAQAQSYEQGLLAWISHACAALKKRIVKELESTVPDEIGTRLQTPDIPPVRDFQDLCDGICLALLISYYCPKVLPWTSVRINYLPAVEDSIHNILLVSSFSQKHLPYGVFHMTPEDVTYMRGSMKLNLVLLLTDLFNLFEIHPAKCVCYPGMDGQDVIARRSLGANEHGICHRRGLTTQPVTPIPDLRSDLDQPPVGSPSNRPPFQVPHTVALSGGGFNRRSTPPNDYQAMQSNNFDGNQAEAFVVHKSRGITTLSSMHSQQQQQQQHYSQHQQQQQQQQQQSQQEPLVPARLRQAKEKNNVESKADERGDYIAAGRPSNWEQSRRPSFAGRRSRRNSSSEDSQLTIENFGGSQDQLNTLGRFERERDRERERKLSNTSVVEPAVAIRSSIADARGTLQLGYDTDSGSEKQDRETEKYLMRRQASVDNVPSVSGHNLSNAGSPLPMARNKQHSNDKDYSAEHYNDARSSVYDVETTPVRKSSTSSMPASPAAWQLEVCDDDMRSLENASKLSTIRMKLEEKRRRIEQDKRKIEMALMRHQEKEDLESCPDVMKWETMSNESKRTPEMDAVDLDKYQQSIAIMNMNLQDIQQDIHRLATQQSQMQAQHLQAQQLMQAQQIANMLNQQQTYGSQQHLADHHYQQRPMQQSFGSSPHLPQAFNAPVSAYSSRPPSRDPYQQQQQQQQQQTPMQLPPMQYVNEHGQYMSPPQHYMQPQSLYSDNGTPYNNHSPYGAPPPPQYAQRSSVIYDDYGQPANHFYLHETSPQPAHPQRRTWAHSAAAAAYEQQQQQPPLLDVNAWQTQKKMQQQHQQQQPWQPNRPPSSVGAPQGFVLHQNGGGAGGGGGGGGGELQHLFQVQASPQHSQRLHGGANGVQRQQSLTNLRDNRSPKGNMVGGPQHMAMGQHEDMMAPQSICFIGDEEDVEELERNIIESMQSTRISDFVVQQQQRLQQQQQQQQHQQQQQQHHSGRGSSSEDYDSGELISNKLNITSGNLTYRIPSPSRPAIQANSFQDPRGGGSEEPAEKGFYISFDNEQPKRPKPPLRAKRSPKKESSRDSVDNQVVLKRESLSQLHNNSFSASEEPKHVASRASMSMNMNASATYNKYTDEPPVQLRQLSHTSAEPASNGQERRHLEDLTNQPKQQPLSPTRLSRTEQSNLSAAEAKNKALVIGVDATNLDPESVDEMERRKEKIMLLSLQRRQQQEEAKVRKEIEAAQKREKEREKEEERARKKEEQMARRAAILEQHKLKKAIEEAEREGKTLDRSELHGKLTPQSSSASVSRRPTRVMRPRPKTIHVDDASVDISEASSLSSRGKKGSNSNLTGYGQLSSNTMKRDYYRGSQDSLTVKEPAVERGRTLSRISVAKGSTLNFRGRKSNSLMNLCDSGLGRATPPRRAPSPGMGASGPKLYKQPAAKSNRGIILNAVEYCVFPGAVNREAKQKVLEKIARSEAKHFLVLFRDAGCQFRALYSYVPETNLVTKLYGTGPAQVDDVMFDKFFKYNSGGKCFSQIHTKHLTVTIDAFTIHNSLWQGKRTQLPSKKDMALVI
- the LOC108596518 gene encoding patronin isoform X9 — protein: MDAETQEIRQARQRASVKWLLSKAFNNRVPDNLKEPFYRDHENQERLKPQIVVELGNATLYCQTLTNLYSDPNYQSLNHWSILQTLARKGTPVAEPSDMPITETVLIQTNPLRINAHMSVIESLMVLYAKEISSGDRVMAAIRRISGSNYQLAQAQSYEQGLLAWISHACAALKKRIVKELESTVPDEIGTRLQTPDIPPVRDFQDLCDGICLALLISYYCPKVLPWTSVRINYLPAVEDSIHNILLVSSFSQKHLPYGVFHMTPEDVTYMRGSMKLNLVLLLTDLFNLFEIHPAKCVCYPGMDGQDVIARRSLGANEHGICHRRGLTTQPVTPIPDLRSDLDQPPVGSPSNRPPFQVPHTVALSGGGFNRRSTPPNDYQAMQSNNFDGNQAEAFVVHKSRGITTLSSMHSQQQQQQQHYSQHQQQQQQQQQQSQQEPLVPARLRQAKEKNNVESKADERGDYIAAGRPSNWEQSRRPSFAGRRSRRNSSSEDSQLTIENFGGSQDQLNTLGRFERERDRERERKLSNTSVVEPAVAIRSSIADARGTLQLGYDTDSGSEKQDRETEKYLMRRQASVDNVPSVSGHNLSNAGSPLPMARNKQHSNDKDYSAEHYNDARSSVYDVETTPVRKSSTSSMPASPAAWQLEVCDDDMRSLENASKLSTIRMKLEEKRRRIEQDKRKIEMALMRHQEKEDLESCPDVMKWETMSNESKRTPEMDAVDLDKYQQSIAIMNMNLQDIQQDIHRLATQQSQMQAQHLQAQQLMQAQQIANMLNQQQTYGSQQHLADHHYQQRPMQQSFGSSPHLPQAFNAPVSAYSSRPPSRDPYQQQQQQQQQQTPMQLPPMQYVNEHGQYMSPPQHYMQPQSLYSDNGTPYNNHSPYGAPPPPQYAQRSSVIYDDYGQPANHFYLHETSPQPAHPQRRTWAHSAAAAAYEQQQQQPPLLDVNAWQTQKKMQQQHQQQQPWQPNRPPSSVGAPQGFVLHQNGGGAGGGGGGGGGELQHLFQVQASPQHSQRLHGGANGVQRQQSLTNLRDNRSPKGNMVGGPQHMAMGQHEDMMAPQSICFIGDEEDVEELERNIIESMQSTRISDFVVQQQQRLQQQQQQQQHQQQQQQHHSGRGSSSEDYDSGELISNKLNITSGNLTYRIPSPSRPAIQANSFQDPRGGGSEEPAEKGFYISFDNEQPKRPKPPLRAKRSPKKESSRDSVDNQVVLKRESLSQLHNNSFSASEEPKHVASRASMSMNMNASATYNKYTDEPPVQLRQLSHTSAEPASNGQERRHLEDLTNQPKQQPLSPTRLSRTEQSNLSAAEAKNKALVIGVDATNLDPESVDEMERRKEKIMLLSLQRRQQQEEAKVRKEIEAAQKREKEREKEEERARKKEEQMARRAAILEQHKLKKAIEEAEREGKTLDRSELHGKLTPQSSSASVSRRPTRVMRPRPKTIHVDDASVDISEASSLSSRGKKGSNSNLTGYGQLSSNTMKRDYYRGSQDSLTVKESPDDYPSTSSTPIGRRGSYKTSRDSGLGRATPPRRAPSPGMGASGRHMPSPSGPGSLPPGLISKRRGFDDGSSLNSLTANAFNMDYSGPKLYKQPAAKSNRGIILNAVEYCVFPGAVNREAKQKVLEKIARSEAKHFLVLFRDAGCQFRALYSYVPETNLVTKLYGTGPAQVDDVMFDKFFKYNSGGKCFSQIHTKHLTVTIDAFTIHNSLWQGKRTQLPSKKDMALVI
- the LOC108596518 gene encoding patronin isoform X8, which gives rise to MDAETQEIRQARQRASVKWLLSKAFNNRVPDNLKEPFYRDHENQERLKPQIVVELGNATLYCQTLTNLYSDPNYQSLNHWSILQTLARKGTPVAEPSDMPITETVLIQTNPLRINAHMSVIESLMVLYAKEISSGDRVMAAIRRISGSNYQLAQAQSYEQGLLAWISHACAALKKRIVKELESTVPDEIGTRLQTPDIPPVRDFQDLCDGICLALLISYYCPKVLPWTSVRINYLPAVEDSIHNILLVSSFSQKHLPYGVFHMTPEDVTYMRGSMKLNLVLLLTDLFNLFEIHPAKCVCYPGMDGQDVIARRSLGANEHGICHRRGLTTQPVTPIPDLRSDLDQPPVGSPSNRPPFQVPHTVALSGGGFNRRSTPPNDYQAMQSNNFDGNQAEAFVVHKSRGITTLSSMHSQQQQQQQHYSQHQQQQQQQQQQSQQEPLVPARLRQAKEKNNVESKADERGDYIAAGRPSNWEQSRRPSFAGRRSRRNSSSEDSQLTIENFGGSQDQLNTLGRFERERDRERERKLSNTSVVEPAVAIRSSIADARGTLQLGYDTDSGSEKQDRETEKYLMRRQASVDNVPSVSGHNLSNAGSPLPMARNKQHSNDKDYSAEHYNDARSSVYDVETTPVRKSSTSSMPASPAAWQLEVCDDDMRSLENASKLSTIRMKLEEKRRRIEQDKRKIEMALMRHQEKEDLESCPDVMKWETMSNESKRTPEMDAVDLDKYQQSIAIMNMNLQDIQQDIHRLATQQSQMQAQHLQAQQLMQAQQIANMLNQQQTYGSQQHLADHHYQQRPMQQSFGSSPHLPQAFNAPVSAYSSRPPSRDPYQQQQQQQQQQTPMQLPPMQYVNEHGQYMSPPQHYMQPQSLYSDNGTPYNNHSPYGAPPPPQYAQRSSVIYDDYGQPANHFYLHETSPQPAHPQRRTWAHSAAAAAYEQQQQQPPLLDVNAWQTQKKMQQQHQQQQPWQPNRPPSSVGAPQGFVLHQNGGGAGGGGGGGGGELQHLFQVQASPQHSQRLHGGANGVQRQQSLTNLRDNRSPKGNMVGGPQHMAMGQHEDMMAPQSICFIGDEEDVEELERNIIESMQSTRISDFVVQQQQRLQQQQQQQQHQQQQQQHHSGRGSSSEDYDSGELISNKLNITSGNLTYRIPSPSRPAIQANSFQDPRGGGSEEPAEKGFYISFDNEQPKRPKPPLRAKRSPKKESSRDSVDNQVVLKRESLSQLHNNSFSASEEPKHVASRASMSMNMNASATYNKYTDEPPVQLRQLSHTSAEPASNGQERRHLEDLTNQPKQQPLSPTRLSRTEQSNLSAAEAKNKALVIGVDATNLDPESVDEMERRKEKIMLLSLQRRQQQEEAKVRKEIEAAQKREKEREKEEERARKKEEQMARRAAILEQHKLKKAIEEAEREGKTLDRSELHGKLTPQSSSASVSRRPTRVMRPRPKTIHVDDASVDISEASSLSSRGKKGSNSNLTGYGQLSSNTMKRDYYRGSQDSLTVKESPDDYPSTSSTPIGRRGSYKTSRDTDSGLGRATPPRRAPSPGMGASGRHMPSPSGPGSLPPGLISKRRGFDDGSSLNSLTANAFNMDYSGPKLYKQPAAKSNRGIILNAVEYCVFPGAVNREAKQKVLEKIARSEAKHFLVLFRDAGCQFRALYSYVPETNLVTKLYGTGPAQVDDVMFDKFFKYNSGGKCFSQIHTKHLTVTIDAFTIHNSLWQGKRTQLPSKKDMALVI